One region of Myxococcus fulvus genomic DNA includes:
- a CDS encoding CHAT domain-containing protein, with protein MAAELDAPGKSTRGRRAPRLRAWHIIPLLVFPAILIARSGPLANRRQELLWLTDARTRPLEARLSVPTADVHRPYARPREERASIAVPLRELARLEEKGDRAGIAASYLVHGDPQQGLAHLQHAQPSLNRDNDQAVALLLLGRHDDALERLDTLLEASGRHPQALWNRALVLREMGLHLVSASVFDEVAALGEQGWSKEAREQAEGLRRSVTQRRESWKRTHAAMTRLTTDARAPVPLEEARQHPGIARGLFYDAVRTALSSARVTALLPLAELLDGIHGGTALAEYTRAIAARDFTRRAPLAAEYARLLETRAPASAELLTRLRASGEADLLLGAKLRSLDVPSPPDEWESLARKWNDPWVELLVQDALAMQEGLAGEAWQADQRLKAALTLCREKRLRPRCADLLRKVSHRATSANRLLEADETARASWREAQSMGEWELESAALRALSQAARFQFRAAAARAYLAEYLARAPDTCDVKNYVHRNVAALELMRLRPQEARRALMRAQECGPTVGLVGVWTLTDLMRLDRKPQDEQQIRTELARALAARETPGRRMLARLVEARFELLLNRSVGNQKLAAVIRDAEPYLSTDADARDAAAVAFQTMAVTAGEAGAFKEVPDVVAKQLGVKKPQQCALIAAMEAERTVAVALGPRGQVLGHLDASRKEPLGEDLSGLVPESLLALLRPCPQVDVLAASPLDSRAGLLPPEMAWSYRVATRTAIAPDRKPPPPLHVVVANVETPAGLGLARLSSWESTPAPVGQSMELSGAQATPSRVLEAMARATDIEFHAHGVVDRNLSEAPVIALAPEYDGRYALTSEALRQVKLEGSPVVLLGACSAARLPPLLHQTSSLPQAFVGAGARAVFAATVDIPDSAGRFFQGVRERIHGGATPAVALRAERLRWLREVKGAPWVSQVLLYE; from the coding sequence ATGGCCGCCGAGCTGGATGCACCAGGGAAGTCCACTCGAGGGCGACGCGCCCCTCGCCTGCGTGCGTGGCACATCATCCCGCTGCTCGTGTTCCCGGCCATCCTCATCGCCCGCTCGGGGCCCTTGGCCAATCGCCGCCAGGAATTGCTCTGGCTGACCGACGCGCGCACGCGGCCGCTGGAAGCGCGCCTCTCCGTCCCCACCGCGGACGTGCACCGTCCCTATGCCCGTCCCCGCGAGGAGCGCGCCTCGATCGCCGTGCCGCTGCGGGAGCTGGCGCGGCTGGAGGAGAAGGGAGACCGCGCCGGCATCGCCGCGTCCTACCTGGTGCATGGCGACCCGCAGCAGGGGCTCGCGCACCTGCAGCACGCGCAGCCATCCCTGAATCGGGACAATGACCAGGCCGTGGCCCTGCTCCTGCTCGGGCGGCACGACGATGCGCTGGAGCGACTGGACACCCTGCTGGAGGCGTCCGGGCGCCATCCCCAGGCCCTGTGGAACCGGGCGCTCGTCCTGCGGGAGATGGGGCTGCACCTGGTGTCGGCCTCGGTCTTCGACGAGGTGGCCGCGCTGGGCGAGCAGGGCTGGAGCAAGGAGGCCCGCGAGCAGGCGGAAGGCCTGCGTCGCTCCGTGACGCAGCGGAGGGAGTCCTGGAAGCGCACCCACGCGGCCATGACGCGCCTGACCACGGACGCGCGCGCGCCCGTGCCGCTGGAGGAGGCCCGCCAGCACCCCGGCATCGCGCGCGGGCTCTTCTATGACGCCGTCCGCACCGCTCTTTCTTCAGCGCGAGTGACGGCGCTGCTGCCCCTGGCCGAGCTGCTCGACGGCATCCACGGCGGTACGGCGCTGGCCGAGTACACGCGCGCCATCGCCGCGAGGGACTTCACGCGCCGCGCGCCGCTGGCCGCCGAGTACGCCAGGCTCCTCGAGACGCGTGCTCCCGCCTCCGCGGAGCTGCTCACGCGGCTGCGTGCGTCGGGTGAGGCCGATTTGCTGCTCGGCGCGAAGCTGCGCTCCCTCGACGTGCCGAGCCCGCCCGACGAATGGGAGTCGCTGGCCCGGAAGTGGAACGACCCCTGGGTGGAGCTGCTCGTCCAGGACGCGCTCGCGATGCAGGAGGGCCTCGCGGGTGAGGCGTGGCAGGCGGACCAGCGGCTCAAGGCCGCGCTGACGCTGTGCCGGGAGAAGCGGCTGCGCCCGCGCTGCGCGGACCTGCTGCGCAAGGTGAGCCACCGGGCCACATCCGCCAATCGCCTGCTGGAGGCCGACGAGACGGCGCGCGCGAGCTGGCGCGAGGCGCAGTCCATGGGCGAGTGGGAGCTGGAGTCCGCCGCGCTGCGCGCGCTGTCGCAGGCCGCGCGCTTCCAGTTCCGCGCGGCCGCCGCTCGCGCCTACCTCGCCGAATATCTGGCCCGGGCGCCCGACACCTGTGACGTGAAGAACTACGTCCACCGCAACGTGGCGGCGCTGGAGCTGATGCGGCTGCGGCCCCAGGAGGCGCGCCGGGCGCTGATGCGCGCGCAGGAGTGTGGGCCGACCGTCGGACTCGTCGGCGTGTGGACGCTCACGGACCTGATGCGGTTGGACCGCAAGCCCCAGGACGAGCAGCAGATTCGCACGGAGCTGGCCCGGGCCCTCGCGGCGCGGGAGACACCGGGGCGGCGGATGCTGGCCCGACTCGTCGAGGCGCGCTTCGAGCTGCTCCTGAACCGGAGCGTCGGCAACCAGAAGCTCGCCGCCGTCATCCGCGACGCGGAGCCGTACCTCTCCACCGACGCGGACGCGCGCGACGCGGCGGCGGTGGCCTTCCAGACGATGGCCGTCACCGCGGGCGAGGCCGGGGCCTTCAAGGAGGTGCCGGACGTGGTGGCGAAGCAGCTCGGCGTGAAGAAGCCCCAGCAGTGCGCGCTCATCGCCGCGATGGAGGCCGAGCGCACGGTGGCGGTGGCGCTGGGCCCCCGGGGTCAGGTGCTGGGACATCTGGATGCCTCGCGCAAGGAGCCGCTGGGCGAGGACCTGTCGGGGCTGGTGCCGGAGTCGCTCCTGGCCCTGCTGCGGCCCTGCCCCCAGGTGGACGTGCTCGCGGCGTCGCCGCTCGACAGTCGCGCCGGGTTGCTGCCACCCGAGATGGCGTGGAGCTACCGCGTGGCGACGCGGACCGCCATCGCGCCCGACCGGAAGCCTCCGCCGCCGCTGCACGTGGTGGTGGCCAACGTGGAGACGCCCGCGGGGCTGGGGCTGGCGCGCCTGTCCTCGTGGGAGTCGACGCCCGCGCCCGTCGGTCAGTCGATGGAGCTGTCGGGCGCGCAGGCCACGCCCTCGCGCGTGCTGGAGGCCATGGCGCGCGCCACCGACATCGAGTTCCACGCGCACGGCGTGGTGGACCGCAACCTGTCGGAGGCGCCGGTCATCGCCCTGGCGCCAGAGTACGACGGGCGCTACGCGCTCACCTCGGAGGCGCTGCGGCAGGTGAAGCTGGAGGGCTCGCCGGTGGTGCTGCTGGGCGCGTGCAGCGCGGCGCGACTGCCACCGCTGCTGCATCAGACGTCGTCGCTGCCCCAGGCCTTCGTGGGCGCCGGAGCGCGCGCGGTGTTCGCGGCGACGGTGGACATCCCGGACTCGGCGGGGCGCTTCTTCCAGGGCGTGCGCGAGCGCATCCACGGCGGCGCCACGCCCGCGGTGGCCCTGCGCGCGGAGCGGCTGCGCTGGCTGCGCGAGGTCAAGGGCGCGCCCTGGGTGAGCCAGGTCTTGCTGTACGAGTAG
- a CDS encoding FAD-dependent oxidoreductase, giving the protein MFIVVLGGGVSGLTCGIRLLEAGHTVEVWAREVSPHTTSDVAAAVWYPYRAWPQERVSAWAKRTYTVLASLAHAHPEAGILLVSGVELFRRHVEDPWWRDSVPDFRRARPEELPPGLLEGYHFTAPVIEMPRYLPFLMSRLRALGGTLVRREVRSLDEAWARASLVVNCTGLGARELVGDATLHPVRGEVLRVSPAPTDRFLFDDEHEDGIAYVIPRSGDCILGGTVEEGNGSLTPDPAVARGILARNAPLLPPGAVLNVVEHKVGLRPGRPTVRLEAEVIAGRVVVHDYGHGGAGVTLSWGCAEEVVALVAAHQTQLT; this is encoded by the coding sequence ATGTTCATCGTCGTCCTGGGTGGTGGTGTGTCAGGTCTGACCTGCGGCATCCGCTTGCTGGAGGCGGGGCACACCGTGGAGGTGTGGGCGCGGGAGGTGTCACCCCACACGACGTCGGATGTCGCCGCGGCCGTCTGGTATCCCTATCGCGCCTGGCCACAGGAGCGCGTCAGTGCCTGGGCCAAGAGGACATACACCGTGCTGGCCTCGCTTGCGCACGCGCACCCCGAGGCGGGCATCCTGCTGGTCTCCGGCGTCGAGCTGTTCCGTCGCCACGTGGAGGACCCGTGGTGGCGCGACAGCGTGCCGGACTTCCGCCGCGCGAGGCCGGAGGAGCTCCCGCCAGGACTGTTGGAGGGTTATCACTTCACCGCGCCCGTCATCGAGATGCCGCGCTACCTGCCGTTCCTGATGTCACGGCTGCGCGCGCTGGGCGGGACGTTGGTGCGGCGCGAGGTGCGCTCGCTCGACGAGGCCTGGGCGCGCGCGTCGCTGGTGGTCAACTGCACGGGGTTGGGGGCACGCGAGCTCGTGGGGGACGCGACGCTCCATCCGGTGCGGGGCGAGGTGCTGCGGGTGTCGCCGGCGCCCACGGACCGCTTCCTCTTCGATGACGAGCACGAGGACGGCATCGCCTACGTGATTCCCCGCTCGGGCGACTGCATCCTCGGCGGCACGGTGGAGGAGGGGAACGGCTCACTCACTCCGGACCCGGCCGTGGCGCGCGGCATCCTGGCTCGCAACGCGCCGCTGTTGCCTCCGGGGGCGGTGCTCAACGTGGTGGAGCACAAGGTGGGGCTGCGCCCCGGACGACCCACCGTGAGGCTGGAGGCGGAGGTCATCGCGGGGCGCGTGGTGGTGCATGACTACGGACATGGAGGCGCGGGGGTCACGCTCTCCTGGGGCTGCGCGGAGGAGGTGGTGGCGTTGGTCGCCGCTCACCAGACGCAGCTGACGTAG
- a CDS encoding N-acyl-D-amino-acid deacylase family protein, whose translation MDLIVENGLVFDGLGNPPRKLHVGIQAGKVARLSEGPIERAPNTRVIDATGHWVTPGFIDFHTHYDAEVELAPSLSESVRHGVTTVVVGSCSLSLAVGKPEDLADMFCRVEAIPYDTVRSLLEERKSWDTLGGYMEHLDQLPLGPHVASFLGHSALRAHAMGLHRSLDSTVRPSEDELRRMESLVRDGLDLGYLGLSIMTLKWDKMGGSRDIRSRPLPSTYARWSEYRRLTKLLRERGRVFQGVPNISTKVNVVLFLLESMGLWRKTLKTTVISMMDPRASRGIHRLIGVLSRAANTLLGANFRWQALPEIFDLWADGIDLVVFEEFGAGAAALHLQDAASRAGLLKDPVYRARFRSQWTNRFLPRAFHRDFNQSQILECPDKSVVGKSFAQVAKEQNRDAVDVFLDLIATHGDALRWYTVMANDRLQELESICKHPDILIGFSDAGAHLRNMAHYNFPLRLLRLVREADKRGESFMTVERAVHRLTGEIGEWLGMDAGVLAEGKRADLVIVNPEGLDAKLDAIAEAPMENFGGFVRLVRRNDAAVKSVLISGREAVSDGAVSPALGRERGFGGVLRANA comes from the coding sequence ATGGACCTCATCGTCGAGAACGGACTCGTGTTCGATGGTCTGGGCAACCCACCCCGCAAGCTCCACGTGGGCATCCAGGCAGGCAAGGTGGCGCGCCTCTCCGAGGGCCCCATCGAGCGCGCTCCAAACACCCGGGTCATCGACGCCACCGGGCACTGGGTGACGCCGGGCTTCATCGACTTCCACACCCACTACGACGCCGAAGTCGAGCTGGCCCCGTCCCTCTCCGAGTCCGTCCGCCACGGCGTCACCACCGTCGTCGTCGGCAGCTGCTCGCTGAGCCTCGCGGTGGGCAAGCCCGAGGACCTGGCGGACATGTTCTGCCGCGTCGAGGCCATCCCGTACGACACCGTCCGCTCGCTGCTCGAGGAGCGCAAGTCGTGGGACACGCTGGGCGGCTACATGGAGCACCTGGATCAGCTCCCCCTGGGTCCCCACGTCGCGTCCTTCCTGGGACACTCCGCGCTGCGCGCCCACGCCATGGGCCTGCACCGCAGCCTGGACTCCACCGTGCGCCCCAGCGAGGACGAGCTGCGCCGGATGGAGTCGCTCGTGCGCGACGGCCTGGACCTGGGCTACCTGGGCCTGTCCATCATGACGCTCAAGTGGGACAAGATGGGCGGCTCGCGAGACATCCGCAGCCGGCCCCTGCCCTCCACCTACGCGCGCTGGAGCGAGTACCGCCGGCTCACGAAGCTCTTGCGCGAGCGCGGCCGCGTCTTCCAGGGCGTGCCCAACATCAGCACCAAGGTGAACGTGGTGCTGTTCCTGCTCGAGAGCATGGGCCTGTGGCGCAAGACGCTGAAGACCACGGTCATCTCCATGATGGACCCGCGCGCCAGCCGAGGCATCCACCGGCTCATCGGCGTGCTCTCGCGCGCGGCCAACACGCTGCTGGGCGCCAACTTCCGCTGGCAGGCCCTGCCCGAAATCTTCGACCTGTGGGCGGACGGCATCGACCTGGTCGTCTTCGAGGAGTTCGGCGCGGGAGCCGCGGCGCTGCACCTGCAGGACGCCGCCTCGCGCGCGGGCCTGCTCAAGGACCCCGTCTACCGCGCGCGGTTCAGGAGTCAGTGGACCAACCGCTTCCTGCCGCGCGCCTTCCACCGCGACTTCAATCAATCGCAGATCCTCGAGTGCCCGGACAAAAGCGTGGTGGGCAAGTCCTTCGCACAGGTGGCGAAGGAACAGAACCGCGACGCGGTGGACGTGTTCCTGGACCTCATCGCCACGCACGGGGACGCGCTGCGCTGGTACACGGTGATGGCGAATGATCGGCTCCAGGAGCTGGAGTCCATCTGCAAGCACCCGGACATCCTCATCGGCTTCTCGGACGCGGGCGCGCACCTGCGCAACATGGCGCACTACAACTTCCCGCTGCGCCTGTTGCGTCTGGTCCGCGAGGCCGACAAGCGCGGCGAGTCGTTCATGACGGTGGAGCGCGCGGTGCACCGGCTCACGGGCGAGATTGGCGAGTGGCTGGGCATGGACGCGGGCGTGCTCGCCGAGGGCAAGCGCGCGGACCTGGTCATCGTCAATCCCGAGGGACTGGACGCGAAGCTCGACGCCATCGCGGAGGCGCCCATGGAGAACTTCGGCGGCTTCGTGCGCTTGGTGCGCCGCAACGACGCCGCGGTGAAGAGCGTGCTCATCTCCGGACGTGAGGCGGTGAGTGACGGCGCGGTGTCCCCGGCGCTCGGCCGCGAGCGGGGCTTCGGCGGCGTGCTGCGCGCTAACGCCTGA
- a CDS encoding peptidoglycan-binding domain-containing protein, with product MSEVELGKVMRRGEESSGVRRIQEWLTLSGFAVAIDGDFGPATEAALKRFQAKVALPVSGVADAATFERLTGPLRAALATIPPAGRTLGALTVAYAAQHLRQMPREVGGRNRGPWVRLYLDGNEGASFCWSAGFATFCLNQAARTLGTPMPLERTFSSDLLAAQGRARERFVSSLSAPPDRARIRPGSLFLRRRTPGDWSHSGIVTEVDEETFQTIEANTNDEGAHEGYEVCARTRGFKNVDFVVL from the coding sequence ATGAGCGAAGTCGAGTTGGGAAAGGTGATGCGCCGGGGTGAGGAGTCCTCCGGTGTGCGGCGCATCCAGGAGTGGCTGACGTTGAGCGGGTTCGCGGTCGCCATCGATGGGGACTTCGGTCCGGCGACGGAGGCCGCGCTCAAGCGCTTCCAGGCGAAGGTGGCGTTGCCCGTGTCGGGCGTCGCGGATGCGGCGACCTTCGAGCGGCTGACGGGGCCGCTGCGCGCGGCGCTGGCCACGATTCCGCCCGCGGGGCGCACGTTGGGGGCGCTGACGGTGGCGTACGCGGCGCAGCACCTGCGGCAGATGCCGCGCGAGGTGGGTGGCCGCAACCGGGGACCATGGGTGCGGCTGTACCTGGATGGGAACGAGGGTGCGTCCTTCTGCTGGTCCGCGGGGTTCGCGACCTTCTGTCTGAACCAGGCCGCGAGGACGCTGGGGACGCCGATGCCGTTGGAGCGCACGTTCTCCAGTGACTTGCTGGCGGCGCAGGGCAGGGCGCGCGAGCGCTTCGTGTCGAGCCTGAGCGCTCCGCCGGACCGCGCGCGCATCCGTCCCGGGAGCCTGTTCCTGCGGAGGCGCACGCCGGGAGACTGGTCCCACTCGGGCATCGTCACCGAGGTGGATGAGGAGACGTTCCAGACCATCGAGGCGAACACCAACGACGAAGGCGCGCACGAGGGCTACGAGGTCTGCGCGCGCACCCGGGGCTTCAAGAACGTGGACTTCGTCGTGTTGTGA
- a CDS encoding biotin transporter BioY, whose translation MRTRVQEVGVILGAALCTALFAQVALAVPGSPVPVTGQTLAVVVTAAALGPRRGMLGQLTYLLLGAVGLPFFAKAASGWGALLGPTGGYLVGFIPAAFLVGLAARRGYDRRLWTAAPLFLAGQLLVLVIGMCWLSVAKSLDLATAFQKGFVPFLPGGLLKALIAGLLAHFAWRFARAREV comes from the coding sequence GTGCGGACTCGAGTCCAGGAGGTCGGGGTCATCCTCGGCGCGGCGCTCTGCACGGCGTTGTTCGCGCAGGTCGCCCTCGCGGTGCCGGGCTCACCCGTGCCCGTCACAGGACAGACGCTCGCCGTCGTCGTCACCGCCGCCGCGCTCGGTCCTCGGCGCGGGATGCTGGGACAGCTCACCTACCTGCTGCTGGGGGCGGTGGGCCTGCCCTTTTTCGCCAAGGCGGCGAGCGGCTGGGGAGCCCTGCTCGGACCGACGGGCGGATATCTGGTGGGCTTCATCCCCGCGGCCTTCCTCGTGGGACTCGCGGCCCGGCGCGGTTACGACCGGCGATTGTGGACGGCGGCACCCCTGTTCCTCGCGGGACAGCTGCTCGTCCTGGTCATCGGGATGTGCTGGCTGAGCGTGGCGAAGTCGCTCGACCTCGCCACGGCCTTCCAGAAGGGCTTCGTGCCCTTCCTCCCCGGCGGGCTGCTCAAGGCGCTCATCGCCGGGTTGCTCGCGCACTTCGCATGGCGGTTCGCCCGCGCTCGCGAAGTCTGA